AGGATCTTCCCTAAGGAGTGTATGCTCTCCCTCCGCGAGCGATGATCCTCCCTGAAGGGCACTTTCTTCCAGgaagagaatggaaagaagaagataaggataaagtcactgacgtatcaatccacttgggatgcgccaacgcgttttactggaattcgtaatcgttggggttttggaacgtgtgttggcctatacagtgacttgtctgggaaaaaagaagacataaTACTACTTGGTCCTTACATATCATTTCTcccactttgaaaaaataaaaacttggatttatttcatttcattgttaCAAATCAAGAGTCCACAATATTGCCTTCGCTATCAGGAACATGTAGCCAAGTAATGGGCGAACCCTCAGTGGCCTTCTTCCAGGAGGAAAGTAATGTTGCGATAAAAAGTCGTTGAGGACGTTTCTGATGCCATTACGGTcgtccaagtttttttttttctcgtgtagATGCTACTTAAGGGCCCCGAACAGGTCCTAATCCGACGGAGCAATGTCCTGGCCTCAGGAAGCGAATGAAATGGGGTTGTCCAACCCAGTTCCTCCAGAAATTACCGCATCATACTGTGCGAGGTCGCGTTATCATGCAGCAACGTGACCAAGGCGTTTCGGATGTTTTTCGTGCACATCATCAGCCAACTTTTGGATTCCCTTCATCTAGAGATTGGCGTTGATCGTCTGATTATCCACCAGCAGGTCCCAGAACAGAACATCTTGCAAATCccagaagacaaaaaaaaaaatcaaaagtgggAAGAAGGTTATGCAAAGACCCAATGATTACTGTAAGAGCGGCGTGTCATGGACACATAAGCCCTGAGGTAATTCTTTCATGCGCAAATACTCCTTAGTACTAATTCTTATCACACAACGAACACTTGCGACGGAGGACTGCGCAACCTATTGCGAGCACTactatggtcgggtcaaaacgacctgaagctcggtgatTTTGCGCAAGCGTCTGCGCTCACGCAAGCAGTGGAGATAGCGATTGGGATCGAGAtaggaccatcgctagcttcaaTTAGACTGTAACGATGAGacgtgctagcaagggtcccctctCGATCGCTACGCTTCACAGCAACAATTCACgcacagtcgcttacgcagctgcaacgagcttcaagttgttttgacccgactatacacaGTTAGGTTTCATTTGTTGCACACCTAGTCTAATGCGTAGCATATCATGAACCAGATCGAAGTGCATGATTTGGAAAATCATTTAGGTCTAGTTCGTGTTTAATTTTCGCGTggaatttccaggaaaacatCACAAGAAGCAAAAGAGAGTATGAGATAGTTCAAACTATAGCAGTCTACAACTATAGAAGTCAAATATGAAACCGTACTACGtttaatcgcaaaaaaaaaaatactaattgGCCCTGtggtttcttcaatttcatatATACAGTTTAAAATTTGGCCAAAACTATGTGACCTGTACTACAATTACATCAGTGTTTTTGCTCGCTGATCGTTTTGATACGAACGTATTGACAAATATAtacacatttatttttgattttgagaaaTGCAATACAATTTGTAGACGCATCTAGACATTTTCACCGCTTGAAGGCCTCCTCTGTTCAGCTGGACGTATCGACGTAGTTGATCGGATCTGGAAGTAATACCCAGTCAATCAATGCAGATCTGGAGTGACATAAAATTGAATATGTTTATATATAatggttgggtcaaaacaacatgaagcaaggtgcaGCTGCATAAGTGGCTGCagtcgaagcggcgcggtggagtgtagcggttaggatcgagtggggaccctCGGGAgtaccattcttcgctgcagttcgcgatggtcccacgttGACCCCATTTCCAACGCTGCTTCGCGCGCAACCGCGTGCACcactgcacagtgcttcatgtggttttcaCTGTACTATACAGTAGGCGTAGAACCTGTTGTAATGCGATGGGTCTTCGGTGAATGCATGCATTGAGCTCTTTCTATAGCTTTCTGAAAACTCCCCAAACGTCCATTCCCTTGCTTTTTATGgtctttcattatttctccATGTAATGATATATCAAAAGGATTACGTGGTCTTACCAAGTCGTTTCCCATTCGTTTTATCGTTTCGTTTGCTCCTAGAGCGCCCCTAAAATCTTTAGTGTCCGCAGGTGTTGAAGTTCGCTATTTTCGCAGTTGAGCATAACTTGCGTTTGTTGTGATCGAAGTCATATGTATGGACTATGTACGGTTACACAAAAATCGGAGAGAAAATTCTTGCAAATTGAAGTCTTTGAAGAGATGACCTGTTACAAGGAGTAGCTACTGATATagcttttaaaattgtttcattGGTATTATTATGACTAAGAAAGATGCCAGTCGTGTGGAATTACTCGAAAAAATGGGGCacgaattaaaggcatcaccccacgaatctgaggtggtgcagatttcaggtggagtattcgtatacgagatgggagactatggagacgggtgtgattccgtccatttcttcctaattgccgtaaaaaaaaacggcccggaagatgcgccgcacaaggctgacgcgctccagtcgaactccttgtagaaaatagtgcgctggaacagaccgtatctttcgggccgttttctacgtcaattaggaagaaatgaacggaatcaccctcctcctccataatctacgatcccgtatacgaatccTCCGCCGGACATCcacaccactccagattcgtggggtgatacctttaaatccACACAACctgaaagcaaaacaaacgataaaagGAAAATCATCTTTCTAAGTTGCGTAGTCTTATTCTTAGACTagtatacgaaaaaaagaaaaaaaaaacattaaaaagtgaagaaaaagaagttcggAAAGTTCTGCGGATCCTATAGAGAGTGCTGTCCACGTCTTCGCCAAGAACGGTTCGTAGTACAAAACGTTTTACGCTGACTGCAATCAAAACAAGAAAGGTCCCCCTTCAGGAACTCATTCGTGAATTGCAGGGcggtttttatttcatatatcTATCATTGTCGTTACTGCACTTTACTATTTCTTCAGAGTCATTTTTGTAGAACTCAACGTACATTTATTTCGTAGTAGTGGGCCCATTAGGACGCGTCGCTATGGACATTAGTGATCGCATGAGTCGTTGATTTTCGAGGTCAATACGACGTTTCGCTTCTGCctgaaaaaatctttcaattTAATTATAGTTAACAAATTTATAAGCTATCGGAACTTACATTAAAATGTAGAATCTGACAAAAATGTCAgcttataattaataattgcaCCAAAACTTTCCCTAGGAGtagaaaaaactagaaatttgcGAGAATTTACAACAGCAAGAGGTTCTTTTCCTTGAAGTTCAATACATTAGAGAAGATCCTGTTTCATCTTCTtatgtgaaataaaatgaatgatgtGAAAGGATCCTACAATACATAAAGTACTTTTTCCTTCCCTGCCCTTTGACGAGGGATATGACATCATTGGATAACTTTACAACTGActgcaaaaataataaagagcATAAATTTGACGTTAATACCAGCCTCCTTTCGCAGATTTCTCTTCGGTGGGGTCGATCGACTTCGTTGGATTTCTTGTTTCACCGTACTTTGCATATCCAATACCTTAAAAATGGATTTGCAGTTTCTAGCCATACGTAGAATAGTAGTCGAGGGAGAAAGAACATGTGTAGGTTTACCGGAAGTTTCCTTGCAGAAATTAGTACAACATTTTACTCATGATCCGCTACAGCAGTGAATAACAACAATCCGTTATCTAtcaactaataaaaaaaaaacaacaaaataattagtggcatagtcggatcaaaacgacatgaagcttgtTGTAATTGCCTAAGTGGCCGAAGAGATGCGGTGGAGAATAACGGTCAAGATATAAAGGAACTCTCTtaggcaccactcatcgctgcatttTAAACGATGGTTCCACCTGGATCCCAGCCGATAGCTcaaccgtgccgcttcgaccgcagctgcttacgcaactgcaccgagcttcatgtcattttgctCCCACTATATCTCGTgatgtatttttatttcagagtTGGACAAAACTCGCTTCAGGATGACATGTATTGGCACCTCTATCATATCAAAAAGACAAAGTCGTATAACCAGGATGACTCAGTCGGAGTACGCCAACGAGGCGGGAAACGTACGCAGCGAGTCCCATCGAATTCTGACTCGTCGCacttggtttttgttttgtttctgaacAAAAATGACATATCGAAGGGTTCTGATTGATGCATATGCTGTATCATCATGTCACGCGTTGTGAAGCGTGCGCAGAGCCAGGTTGTTCTCCGATTTCACGCATGACGCATCAGCATTTCTCCATTTGGGTTGGGGGGAAATGTGAAAGAACATCAACGAAGAAGTCAATTACCAACTATAAATTTGTGTCCAATTTTCTGGACAACATACTTAACTCAAACAGTATTAAGTATTATTAATACAATACTCACTCGTTCTCGATGTTGAATATATCTCATCATCCTTTCATATTGTTGTATGCGATCAGCCATGTTAACACGGATTTTTGTCGCGTCTAAACTGAGCACTGCGCTTCAGCTCTTAGGCGATGAAAAGGACAGAAGTACGAAGATGCACATGTTGcgggaaaaaataacaaattcaaAAGCAGTAAGGACGTCAGTGGGCAAACGAgaaagtttcaaaaagaaagaagtaggTGGGGAGAGggtaatttcagaaaaaaaaaacactggttCACATTATTGGGTAATTGCTTACTGTTCTGAAGAGCACCATTTTCTCCTTACCTTCCTACATTTAACCTCTGATGATAAAAACAGGAACAAAAAgctactttttgaaattaataaataatgtgcTTGGCGTTGATAAATCCAATTGAGACGCGTCGAGCATGATTGACATGAAGTAAAAATCGTAAAAGTTTAGTGAACACAAAGCCATGTAttgtcgggttaaaacgacatgaagctcggtgcagttgcgtaagcggttgcttccagagcggtgcggtgaagcgtagcggttacgatCAAGTGatcgcaactgcaccgaacttcatgtcgttttgacccgactataccggCACATCCTTGTCGAAACATCGACCGTGCAGAAATAATGGTGACCTTCACGATACCGGAAAtacaaattattcaaattcttAGCAAATATCTTGATGCTGCGCTCTTTGAAATCGACTAAAACACAAAGGTGTAGCTATACATATTGCATAGCTTACCATTCCGTTTCTACTGTGCAATTTGCAGGTGGAGGTATAAAGTCTATTAGTCATAGATTTCTATCAATCATAgaattctacggtgtgctgtAAATAGCatcgaagcgaaaaaaaggtaGCACGTAAGCATGGGGAAGGGGTGTTATTAGGTCTCTGGTATCAGGTAAAGTTGTGAAAATTGGGCCCATATCCTTCAGAAAATCCTCAAACCCCTCCTCCACATCCAGTCActgataaggaaaaaaagcaaaaacttgAGCATCTTCAGTCAAAGTTATGAAGGAGGAAGATGACACTTTGAATCCTCAGTTTCCTGCTTCGAAGTGTTTCTCATAATGGTGAAACTAGACtgcaaaagcaaaattttcagGCAACTACTAACACGTTTGCAGTTTGTCTTCAAGTAGTCGGGCATACGAACTTTCACCTCAAGAAGTATCTCTGTGTATATAcagaaaggagagaaagaatGTGCTTGAAAGCCATAAAGTAGGGTCCCAATACAACAGAAATGCAAGCATAAGTTATCGTAACGAATGGAAACGCgtcaaaaaatgagaatatgagtcgaaaggaaaaagaagggagACCCTTTTCTAAGGCTTCTAGAAGACATTCGCGAACTCTGGGAATGAAAGAATAAGATGGGATAAACGTACGAAGTACGAATGCTTCTCtagaaattgttttaaaaaattaacaaaaataaaaaaaactgcgctaGGTTGGGCGAGTGTGAAGATCTTTCTAGAAGAGGAGTTAACTTTGGTTTACATGAGAACACTCATTTGCCAAGTTGGTACATGAAATCGATGAAATTTTGTTACGGCAAGCCTATAAATAGCTTTAAATAGCGGGTAATGAAGCGTAGTGTCAGGTTAGATATGATATCGATCTACCTCCTCAGCACCTTCCATTCCAGGTGAGGTGGCGCTGCAGAAGCGGTTAAAAAAGCAAACTGCGAGAGCTTGGTCGTTCATCGCCAAGGTAACCTAATACAACCATTTCCACTTATGTGAAAACCAAAACCAACCACTAGGGCATAAAAATTACGCAGAGAAAGGGGTGAGTTCAAGGtccaaacaaaataaagtcaGACAAAAACGTGTATACGGGACCcttctaaataaatattttgaacaATCATTGCTAAAAGAAACCGTCAAATCTACATCGCATCGAATTCTAAGCAAaacaactgcttttttttatttgctactGGGTGTCAACTCGCAtgtataagaaaagaaatactcGAAGCTTCCCACATCGAAGAAACATTCGGGATATAAGGAACTATTGGAACTGACCCTAAGTAAGTACTGTTAACAGTGAAAGTAACTAGTAATAAGGGAGTCCAGAAGCTATGAGCTCTCAAGAAATAGCTCAAAACATCTCACAAAGAATGATTTCTCCaaatgttaatttttaatataccttactttcaaaaatgagTAACCAGTAAGGGTTACTTGCTTCgctagcttaaaggcatcactccatgaatctgaggtggtacggattttaggtggagtattcgtacacgggatcgtagattatagagagaggggtgatcccgtccatttcttaataattaccgtaaaaaacggcccggaagatacggcttcgggcattccggcgcactattttctacaaggagttcgattggaccgtgccagccttgtgcatgcgccgcgtctagcgggccgttttctatagcaattaggaagaaatggacggaatcacccccctctccataatctactatcccgtatacgaatactccacctgaaatccgtaccacctcagattcacggggtgatgcctttaagggcagcataccacaaaattgatAATGTTGAAATCTCTCTGCGAAAAAAATGGTTAAGGATGTAGATAACAAGTATGAGCGTGGCTATGCTCAACTCACACTAATCGTCctcaaaaacggcgtgggaaacggtgtTCAGATTTCCTACGAAGCGCCTTATAACAAGCCACCTCTGAATGCGTGTCGGTCCCCCCACCATTCAATCCATTCGCTTTCATCCGCCCGAAGGaaacgggtgtagcgcagttggtcaTAGGTCCGTTGTAACCACGGTCGATGATccgaaaccgccctggtgcacaccaagcctttcatccctccgggatcaaTAAattaccagacttgtctgaggggataaaaacactgacttgatcatcggctggcgcccgtaagtcattgtataggtttcaaaacctcaacgattacgaattgcagtaaaacgcgttgacgcatcccaattggattgatgcgccagaaactttatctttgtCCATGCTCATTTTCCTCTACTCGTAATCTAAACACCTAACcctgttttttcttgcagagaTCTTTGCATCTTCAATTTCGAGgtgcctttaaaataaaataataataataataaaatgaatagcACATAAATAAGGGAGAGCAACTCATGCAAAACAAATTGAACAATCAGATCACTGAAGAAGTCGAGGATTCCTCGAGGAGGTTCGAAAACTTTCTGACGTCCTGACGTAAGACTTCACCATACGTGCAGTCTATTCCTAATCCTCTATTCTTATGTTTTTAACGGAAGTCTGGACCATCACCTCTTCACGAATGCCCGTAGCCGACTACGTAATGTGTCCATGAAGAAACTGGATTGCTCAAGCTGTCATAGTATGAGGTCTTTGACCGTTCACCTGTTGCATGATAGAGCACGCGCATCCGTCTCCATCCCGCCATTTCGATATTCCTTGTTTCGATGTAAGAAACAAAATTCCTGACTGATGAGTACTGTAGGCTAAAGCGTGGGTGAGAAATTTCCGGGTGTTTTGTGTTCGgtataactttttttcaatgcaCTGTAGTGTTCGTTACGTAGTTCGCAAGTGTGGCAATGAAAACGCGAAACAGCTTCCACAAATCCTGGAAACATATGAGTAAGGAACATCACGCTGATGACGCTGTTTCACAGCTTGTCCGACGAAGCAACCCTTCTCCCCCCGCAAAGCGATTCCATTCCTCAGAGACAAGTAAAACTTGTACGGTTTAGATCAGCTAGTCCTTGTGTGTTTAAAGACTTGTGAGTCCCGGGTGAGAGATGCCCACAAAAATCGTTGATCTGCCTACAGCACCGCGCTCCACGTAATTACTGCCGCCGTCAAATTAGGAGAAGAGCTCCTGCGACAATCTTGGGCCATCCATGCTCCGCTCAGCTATCGCCGAACGCGACGTTTAGGTCGAGGCACAGCTACGGAAATCGAAGGACAAAAAGAAGGGAGGGATTGTGATGTATGAATGAGGCAAAATGAGCGCACGTAATCGGAAGGAGAGACGATCAATGGAAATAAATAGGCTACAATTATGACGAAAGTGACATAGTATTATGAATGACAATGACCTCAGTTGAAGTGCTTCAACTTCACGGATTTACACGAAATTTGTTCTATCTAAATCTCCTGGAGAAATTCGAAACATTATGGCTTCTCAATAAACACATTAAGACAGTAGCGATAAATTTTGTCGCCGCTGTGCAACTGATAAAATTACTCCGATAAATGTTTTGTCGTATTCTTATAtgaatttttgtgtttgtatAGAATGCACGTCTAACAGTAACCTGTACTAGTATTACCCATAACCGTTCCAAAGCTTACACTTCTACTAACAGATTCTTGTTCAGATACAGGACTCAAACTTACCCCCGCTCTCCGACTGCGCCGATCATAGTACGGTGCAgccttgaaataaaaaagcttTCTTCCAGACTTGTCAAaattgaactccttgtagCACGAACCACATAAAAATTGTGTGAAACTCGGCATACACTCATGTTCCCACACAATCCATCTACAATTACATTGAATAAGACTATGGTAGCGCTAAGAACCATCTCTGCTGCAAAAAGCGCTCACTCAGCTGTCTCCTCCTTGCAGCCAGCACATGCTATTCGACGGAAATTGCGTTCGTATATCGGCACCGGATATGGACCAGAAGGATGGTTAACATCTCTGAAATGTCAGATGAAGTACACATATGAGTCCGCAATTATGAAAGAGACAAAAATCAGCTCATGTATTGCTGACCGCAAAGCAGCTCTGGTGATAACGACAAGATGTTCGCATGCTCCAACGTGATTATAAAGATATGGCGCACCAAAACGACACGTTACATCCACAATTCTGACAAAGTAGTAAATATATCGGGAATTTAAGAGACAGGTTCAGAACCACCTGGTTGTATTCATATCCGCCACCtttatttcagcaatttttcgcTCTGAAGCCCAACGTCGAACCTCTCTAAAAATCACGTGGATCGATTTTGCTGTAAAACCCGTAACTATTTATCACCATCACGAACAGCCTACACAGTTATATCTTGTGCTCCTTCCGGCTCCAGATCGATGTAAAATGTATCGTGAATGAAGAAATACGATGAAGGAAACCGATTCTGCGAAGCATTTAAGAGTTTCCGATTAAATAAAAGGCAAAAAATGTCGCGAACCTTGCAGAAGTCCTCATTTGTCAATGGACGATCCGATACGTCATCAAACACTTGATAATCTGACGTGCAATCAATAACGTTCTTTAGATCTTTGAGAGTAGTCGATCCGAGCACCAAGAATCGATCTAGTACTTTCATCCGAAATAGATAACATTACTGAGCAATTCATTAAACACAAAGTGGCAAGTCCCACCAGCCTGCCGAGACGAATTTCGTGTTTCTCAAGGGAACGAGGATATCCTATGAAAACAGCAACTTCCGCTACAATATCATCCTTAATGTGAAAACTTTACAACGTATATATGAAAATGATACGATAAAAGGAAAATGTGATCTTCTAACCGGAAAACTCTGTTGAGTAATGTTTGCAGCGAAAGGTGGTGAATACGACTGAAACGGGTGTATTGTGTTCGAATGAGAGGAAACTGTTGCTTCCGGCAAAGGGTCTGAAAAGCTTAAATAAAAGGAGAAacagattttattttgtaactCAGATGTAAAAGAAACTAAAGGGATGGATTCATCAAATCagttgttgttgatgttttgaTTTGGAACGTCCCCGATGAAGTACTTGCAGTCACTAAAACCCTACTAATCCAAACGAATGATGTATCTACTTAGCTATGAGTTGTGAAGATCGAAAGCGAAAGCTTCTGAAATGTTGACCACTTATAATTCTTCGCTGAAATTCATAAATATTCCttgaagaaacttttttttttgtgaaaagcaGTGAGTAGTCAGCTTACTTACTTGTTTCTAGTTTTGCATCCTTCGGCATCATTTCGCTGCTTTTTAGCGTACTATGGGAATTCAGTTGTTCAGATCCTATTTCTACATCTTTCACATCGTATCTCTCGTCTCCAAAATTAGCTTCCTGGCTTTGATAAAGGATGATCTCTTGGAACCGAGAGCTGTTTCCGCAGTAATCAGTGAACTCTTCCGTGAAACTCGTGACAGACGGCAGCGCTGAAAAGATGACATTACGCAGGTTACAAGTTATACTAGaacattgaaaataattgaagCTAGGAGGCACACATTGGAAAGATAGACTTGGAGCGAATTCATTAGGGGTGTCAGGGCATTGACTGCAGTCGGGTTTGATGTCCAAGCTCTGAAACACAGGAATCGTTAATAAGTTGCGAggaaatagtttaaaaaaatagtttccTATGTATTCAAACGCGAATGAATAAAGCGGAAGAACAAACACTCGATGGCGAGGAGACGCATGTTCCTAAATACATTTGACTgtgaagaaattccaaaaaaagaaaatcctggtTTTCGTCTCACCTCCGTAGTCATGATTCCAATTTGCTGCAACTTCGTTCGACATGTTAACTGCACTACCAGGCTCATAGTACGTATCTTCGTAAGGATTATACACCGAAAAATTGTAGGATGGCGGAGGTAAGCTGTTAGGCAGTGGACCTGAGAAGTATTGTTTAGAACAATCGAATTCACTATACAAATATACTACTCACTACATATACTTCAAATTCCAATCCGACTGTTAAGCATTCAAGAAGTTCGACAAAGAAGACTAAGAAACAGAACCTAtttctgttgatttttttttttttttgacattccCGAATGATGATTCTCAAGGCTTCTCAAGGCGTGCCCCAAGTGTCATATCCTCAGGAGGTCTGGGAAAAAACTCGAAAGTTTAGCAGTGGAGCAGGAACTTTTTTTCACGTTAGCTATTTCTTTGGTGTCCAAAGTTGGAAAATCTGTCTTGTAAATCATGTTTCTAGTTCTAATCTCGAAGAAATTACTCGATGAACACTAACTCCGAACAGAGCACTCCGAACAGATCAAACTCACTAGGGGAAACTAAAGAGCAAttggctttcttttttctaaagtcCAGCATTTCGAACTTAACGAAATGGTATTGCAAGCCTAGTAATAGGAACATCTTAGTTCACATTCGCTCTGGTTATCCATTTCAAAGGAAGAAAGCTGTGGTTCACAAGTCCCGCATGACAAGTCTTGGCGTCTATAACAAGACTGTACCGAGATGTTTGAACACGATAGCTAGGACTCACCACCATGGAAAAGATGTCTTTGTGCTTGAAGACTAGTTGAAGACCGTGACTTATTCTTGCCATTTACATGCGCTTTGATACGAATGTATAACAGTCCTTGTTTCCCCAACATACTCGTGGCCACACTCCGTACAAGGAATCAGTTTAATCAATATGTCAATACAGTTTGGTCAATAGTCAATACTTAACATCACCGATGCAGTGGTCACTGCCATTAGACGGTTCTGAGAGGAGCAGGCATAgatagctccgtttcggtTGCGGAAATACCAGCGAACAATCTAAAACTTCACCTTATTCGGAATCGATTGAACaaccatctgtacaacaccaAACTGTATTGACATATTGATTAAACTGATTCCTTGCACGAAATGTGGCCACGAGTATGCTGGGAAAATAAGGACTGTTATACATTCGTATCAAAGAGCATGTAAATGGCAAGAATAAGTCACGGTCTTCAAGTATTCAAGATGTTCCACACTTTGCAGTAATGTAGTGGACGAGTCCCGCTATTATCGACGGGAAGCAACACGTAAATTCCGGGCGTATAGGAATTCAAGTTGCTGATATACCCCCTTGCAAATGTCTCGA
The Necator americanus strain Aroian chromosome I, whole genome shotgun sequence genome window above contains:
- a CDS encoding hypothetical protein (NECATOR_CHRI.G956.T1), encoding MNVLILVINDVRFFSSDRPTRMAMDEIFHFEDQEFVSDVVVLSDFFCEALRGRDSLRFFGVNMGEKNAWRTSFVPWLQRMNLVTYNAPIDIKQLIDSVSKSCRHATKQYNYEKDGGRTQIHLNKRTHLRCIKILQELNGKRRNPQYKSISLRSMLYDKYDASMFVHRNLKLDREEHARTFVDEVSSPSKEETSFLNGPLPNSLPPPSYNFSVYNPYEDTYYEPGSAVNMSNEVAANWNHDYGGTCVSSPSSSLDIKPDCSQCPDTPNEFAPSLSFQSLPSVTSFTEEFTDYCGNSSRFQEIILYQSQEANFGDERYDVKDVEIGSEQLNSHSTLKSSEMMPKDAKLETNPLPEATVSSHSNTIHPFQSYSPPFAANITQQSFPDDIVAEVAVFIGYPRSLEKHEIRLGRLNVIDCTSDYQVFDDVSDRPLTNEDFCKNRFPSSYFFIHDTFYIDLEPEGAQDITVEVRRWASERKIAEIKVADMNTTRIVDVTCRFGAPYLYNHVGACEHLVVITRAALRDVNHPSGPYPVPIYERNFRRIACAGCKEETAEWIVWEHECMPSFTQFLCGSCYKEFNFDKSGRKLFYFKAAPYYDRRSRRAGVLDMQSTVKQEIQRSRSTPPKRNLRKEAEAKRRIDLENQRLMRSLMSIATRPNGPTTTK
- a CDS encoding hypothetical protein (NECATOR_CHRI.G956.T4), whose translation is MNVLILVINDVRFFSSDRPTRMAMDEIFHFEDQEFVSDVVVLSDFFCEALRGRDSLRFFGVNMGEKNAWRTSFVPWLQRMNLVTYNAPIDIKQLIDSVSKSCRHATKQYNYEKDGGRTQIHLNKRTHLRCIKILQELNGKRRNPQYKSISLRSMLYDKYDASMFVHRNLKLDREEHARTFVDEVSSPSKEETSFLNGPLPNSLPPPSYNFSVYNPYEDTYYEPGSAVNMSNEVAANWNHDYGGTCVSSPSSSLDIKPDCSQCPDTPNEFAPSLSFQSLPSVTSFTEEFTDYCGNSSRFQEIILYQSQEANFGDERYDVKDVEIGSEQLNSHSTLKSSEMMPKDAKLETNPLPEATVSSHSNTIHPFQSYSPPFAANITQQSFPDDIVAEVAVFIGYPRSLEKHEIRLGRLNVIDCTSDYQVFDDVSDRPLTNEDFCKNRFPSSYFFIHDTFYIDLEPEGAQDITVEVRRWASERKIAEIKVADMNTTRIVDVTCRFGAPYLYNHVGACEHLVVITRAALRDVNHPSGPYPHVLAARRRQLNGLCGNMSVCRVSHNFYVAAPYYDRRSRRAGVLDMQSTVKQEIQRSRSTPPKRNLRKEAEAKRRIDLENQRLMRSLMSIATRPNGPTTTK
- a CDS encoding hypothetical protein (NECATOR_CHRI.G956.T3), which translates into the protein MLLCSGQSSDFFCEALRGRDSLRFFGVNMGEKNAWRTSFVPWLQRMNLVTYNAPIDIKQLIDSVSKSCRHATKQYNYEKDGGRTQIHLNKRTHLRCIKILQELNGKRRNPQYKSISLRSMLYDKYDASMFVHRNLKLDREEHARTFVDEVSSPSKEETSFLNGPLPNSLPPPSYNFSVYNPYEDTYYEPGSAVNMSNEVAANWNHDYGGTCVSSPSSSLDIKPDCSQCPDTPNEFAPSLSFQSLPSVTSFTEEFTDYCGNSSRFQEIILYQSQEANFGDERYDVKDVEIGSEQLNSHSTLKSSEMMPKDAKLETNPLPEATVSSHSNTIHPFQSYSPPFAANITQQSFPDDIVAEVAVFIGYPRSLEKHEIRLGRLNVIDCTSDYQVFDDVSDRPLTNEDFCKNRFPSSYFFIHDTFYIDLEPEGAQDITVEVRRWASERKIAEIKVADMNTTRIVDVTCRFGAPYLYNHVGACEHLVVITRAALRDVNHPSGPYPHVLAARRRQLNGLCGNMSVCRVSHNFYVAAPYYDRRSRRAGVLDMQSTVKQEIQRSRSTPPKRNLRKEAEAKRRIDLENQRLMRSLMSIATRPNGPTTTK
- a CDS encoding hypothetical protein (NECATOR_CHRI.G956.T2), which translates into the protein MADRIQQYERMMRYIQHRERVLDMQSTVKQEIQRSRSTPPKRNLRKEAEAKRRIDLENQRLMRSLMSIATRPNGPTTTK